A genomic window from Chitinophaga pollutisoli includes:
- the ilvN gene encoding acetolactate synthase small subunit: MQKEYTVTVYTEDRIGITNRITVIFTRRGINITSLTTAETEVPGVYKFVITVLSTRDLLEKVVGQIERLIEIHRAFVHEEDEVVYQELALYKISTKALHQGDIEKIIRDNNARILTITPDYFVLEKTGHQQELIGMLQKLEPYGLIEYTKSGRVAIVKWSRRFHEHLKDLSLQEADNLKD; the protein is encoded by the coding sequence ATGCAAAAAGAATATACCGTTACGGTGTATACGGAAGACCGGATCGGGATCACCAACCGCATCACGGTAATCTTCACCCGCCGTGGCATCAATATCACCAGCCTTACCACCGCCGAAACGGAGGTGCCGGGCGTATATAAATTTGTCATCACCGTACTCAGCACACGTGACCTGCTGGAGAAAGTAGTAGGGCAGATCGAGCGGCTCATCGAGATCCACCGCGCGTTCGTGCACGAGGAGGACGAAGTGGTGTACCAGGAACTGGCGTTGTACAAGATCTCCACTAAAGCGCTTCACCAGGGCGACATCGAGAAGATCATCCGCGACAATAACGCCCGCATCCTCACCATCACCCCGGATTACTTCGTGCTGGAGAAAACGGGCCATCAGCAGGAGCTGATCGGCATGCTGCAAAAACTGGAGCCTTACGGCCTCATAGAATACACAAAAAGCGGGCGCGTGGCCATTGTGAAATGGAGCCGCCGCTTCCACGAACATCTGAAGGACCTGAGCCTGCAGGAAGCAGACAACCTGAAAGATTAA
- the ilvC gene encoding ketol-acid reductoisomerase encodes MATINFGGVLEDVVTREEFPMEKAREVLKNETIAIIGYGVQGPGQALNLKDNGFNVIIGQRKNSKTWDKAVADGWVPGETLFEIEEAAEKGTIIQYLLSDAGQITLWPTLKPFLTKGKALYFSHGFGITYKEQTNIIPPADVDVILVAPKGSGTSLRRLFLAGQGLNSSFAIFQDATGHARDRVIALGIGVGSGYLFETDFKKEVFSDLTGERGTLMGCIQGIFAAQYKTLRDNGHSPSEAFNETVEELTQSLMPLVAENGMDWMYANCSTTAQRGALDWWKKFRDATQPVFDELYASVAAGKEAQRSIDLNSQADYREKLNAELEELRNSEMWQAGAAVRKLRPGK; translated from the coding sequence ATGGCAACCATCAATTTTGGCGGGGTTCTGGAAGACGTAGTAACCAGAGAAGAATTCCCCATGGAAAAGGCAAGAGAAGTGCTGAAAAATGAAACGATCGCTATCATCGGTTACGGTGTACAGGGCCCCGGCCAGGCGCTGAACCTGAAGGACAATGGTTTCAACGTAATCATCGGTCAGCGCAAGAATTCCAAAACCTGGGATAAAGCCGTTGCTGACGGATGGGTACCCGGCGAAACCCTCTTCGAAATCGAAGAAGCCGCTGAAAAAGGCACCATCATCCAATACCTCCTCAGCGACGCCGGCCAGATCACATTGTGGCCGACCCTGAAGCCGTTCCTCACCAAAGGTAAAGCCCTGTATTTCTCTCACGGCTTCGGCATCACTTATAAAGAGCAAACCAATATCATTCCCCCGGCAGACGTGGACGTGATCCTGGTAGCCCCCAAAGGCTCCGGTACATCCCTGCGCCGCCTGTTCCTCGCAGGCCAGGGCCTGAACTCTTCCTTCGCCATCTTCCAGGACGCAACCGGCCACGCGCGTGACCGTGTTATCGCCCTCGGTATCGGCGTTGGTTCCGGTTACCTCTTCGAAACCGACTTCAAAAAAGAAGTATTCTCCGACCTCACCGGCGAGCGTGGAACCCTCATGGGTTGCATCCAGGGTATCTTTGCCGCGCAGTATAAAACCCTCCGCGACAACGGCCACTCTCCCTCCGAAGCGTTCAACGAAACCGTGGAAGAGCTCACCCAGTCCCTCATGCCCCTCGTAGCCGAGAATGGTATGGACTGGATGTATGCCAACTGCTCCACTACCGCTCAGCGCGGCGCGCTCGACTGGTGGAAGAAGTTCCGCGACGCTACCCAACCGGTGTTCGACGAGCTGTATGCTTCCGTAGCCGCTGGTAAAGAAGCGCAACGTTCCATCGACCTCAACAGCCAGGCGGATTACCGCGAGAAGCTGAATGCGGAGCTGGAAGAGCTGCGTAACAGCGAAATGTGGCAGGCAGGTGCAGCAGTGCGCAAGCTTCGCCCCGGCAAATAA
- the ilvA gene encoding threonine ammonia-lyase has translation MFQVHHTIDTQQILAAANRLKGVVTRTPLTYNSNLSRRYQANVYLKREDMQVVRSYKLRGAYNMMSTLAPELLANGVTCASAGNHAQGFAWSCRRLNVKGVVFMPIITPKQKVNQVKMHGGDSIEIRLVGDTFDDCSAEAQAFTRENKMTFIPPFDDPRIIEGQGTVGLEILEDQPRVDYIFMPIGGGGLASGVGSYFRTFSPGTKIIGVEPEGAPSMLKALENGGPVTLPDIDRFVDGAAVKRVGDLNYQICRDVLDKMSLVPEGRICSTILRLYNEDAIVVEPAGALSMAALDDYAEAIKGKTVVCVVSGSNNDIDRMQEIKERSLLYEGLKHYFIVRFAQRPGALKEFVNHVLGPDDDITRFEFIQKHNKETGPALVGVELKYREDYDKLLANLVRYNIHYTELNKDDNLFGYLV, from the coding sequence ATGTTTCAAGTGCACCATACGATCGATACGCAACAAATCTTAGCAGCAGCAAACCGGCTTAAAGGCGTTGTCACCCGCACGCCGCTTACATACAATTCCAACCTCAGCAGAAGATACCAGGCCAACGTCTACCTCAAAAGGGAAGACATGCAGGTCGTACGTTCCTACAAGCTCCGCGGAGCTTACAACATGATGAGCACCCTCGCGCCCGAACTCCTCGCCAACGGCGTTACATGCGCCAGCGCAGGCAACCACGCACAGGGTTTCGCATGGTCGTGCCGCCGCCTCAACGTCAAAGGCGTCGTGTTCATGCCCATCATCACGCCCAAACAGAAAGTAAACCAGGTGAAAATGCACGGGGGCGACAGCATCGAGATCCGCCTCGTCGGCGATACGTTCGACGACTGCTCCGCCGAAGCGCAGGCCTTCACCCGCGAAAATAAAATGACCTTCATCCCGCCGTTCGACGATCCCCGGATCATCGAGGGGCAGGGCACCGTGGGCCTTGAGATCCTCGAAGATCAACCCAGGGTCGATTACATCTTCATGCCCATCGGCGGCGGCGGCCTCGCTTCCGGCGTGGGCTCCTACTTCCGCACCTTCAGCCCCGGCACCAAAATCATCGGCGTAGAACCCGAAGGCGCCCCCTCCATGCTCAAAGCGCTGGAAAACGGCGGGCCCGTCACCCTCCCGGATATCGACCGCTTCGTAGACGGCGCGGCCGTGAAAAGGGTGGGCGACCTCAACTACCAGATCTGCCGCGACGTGCTCGACAAAATGAGCCTGGTCCCCGAAGGGCGCATCTGCTCCACCATCCTGCGCCTTTATAACGAAGACGCCATCGTGGTGGAACCCGCCGGCGCGCTTTCCATGGCCGCGCTCGACGATTACGCCGAAGCCATCAAAGGCAAAACGGTGGTCTGCGTAGTGAGCGGCAGCAACAACGATATCGACCGGATGCAGGAAATCAAGGAACGCTCGCTGCTCTACGAAGGCCTCAAGCATTACTTCATCGTCCGCTTCGCGCAGCGCCCCGGCGCACTGAAAGAATTCGTGAACCACGTGCTGGGCCCCGACGACGATATCACGCGCTTCGAGTTCATCCAGAAGCACAACAAGGAAACCGGTCCTGCCCTGGTGGGTGTGGAACTGAAATACCGCGAGGATTACGACAAGCTCCTGGCGAACCTTGTGCGTTACAACATTCATTATACCGAGCTGAATAAAGACGACAACCTGTTCGGTTACCTCGTTTAG
- a CDS encoding FAD-dependent oxidoreductase has product MLYIRDMLSYWEQQSLIAYDCIVIGSGIVGLSAAISLKEKSPRRRIAVLERGLLPVGASTRNAGFACIGSLTEILDDLEHMPSEDVVALVHLRRKGLQLLRARIGDERMDYRENGSYELISAAEAPALERLDEVNELLGGILPGPAFSLADHKLAQTGIVAEHLVQNNFEGELNTGKMMRTLIDLAIERGIEIKTGCEVLGLDESPGTVTVRVAGGLTLTAAHVAVCTNAFTPALLPGLDITPGRGQVLVTEPVKGLPFKGIYHFNKGYYYFRELQGRILFGGGRNLDFEGETSTELKLNETIQADLEEKLRTIILPGKEVAIAYRWSGIMAFGGTKQPVIRAHSQRIFLAVRMGGMGIAIGSEAGRMLAGLVPA; this is encoded by the coding sequence ATGCTATACATTCGTGATATGCTCAGTTACTGGGAACAGCAAAGCCTCATTGCTTACGATTGCATTGTGATCGGCAGCGGGATCGTGGGATTGTCGGCGGCGATCAGCCTGAAGGAGAAATCCCCCCGCCGCAGGATCGCCGTGCTGGAGCGGGGGCTGCTGCCCGTGGGGGCCAGCACCCGGAACGCGGGCTTCGCCTGCATAGGGAGCCTCACCGAAATCCTCGATGACCTGGAACATATGCCTTCCGAAGACGTAGTGGCCCTGGTGCACCTGCGCCGCAAGGGCTTACAGCTCCTCCGCGCCCGTATCGGCGACGAACGGATGGATTACCGGGAAAACGGCAGTTACGAGCTGATTTCGGCCGCGGAAGCCCCGGCATTGGAGCGCCTCGATGAAGTGAACGAGCTGCTGGGCGGCATCCTCCCGGGACCGGCATTTTCCCTGGCCGATCATAAGCTGGCCCAAACGGGCATCGTGGCGGAGCATCTCGTGCAGAATAATTTTGAAGGGGAACTGAACACCGGCAAAATGATGCGCACACTCATCGATCTCGCCATCGAAAGAGGGATAGAAATTAAAACAGGGTGCGAAGTACTGGGGCTCGACGAATCCCCCGGTACCGTGACCGTCCGCGTCGCGGGAGGGCTTACCCTCACGGCGGCGCATGTAGCAGTATGCACCAACGCTTTCACGCCGGCCTTGCTCCCGGGGCTCGACATCACGCCCGGCCGCGGGCAGGTGCTCGTCACCGAACCCGTAAAGGGATTGCCGTTTAAAGGCATTTATCATTTCAATAAAGGATATTATTATTTTCGTGAACTGCAAGGCCGGATTCTCTTCGGCGGCGGCCGCAATCTTGACTTCGAAGGAGAAACATCAACCGAACTGAAGCTGAATGAAACGATCCAGGCGGATCTGGAAGAAAAACTACGCACCATCATCCTGCCCGGCAAAGAAGTGGCCATCGCATACCGCTGGTCGGGCATCATGGCATTCGGCGGCACGAAGCAGCCCGTAATCAGGGCGCATTCACAACGTATATTCCTGGCCGTGAGGATGGGCGGCATGGGCATCGCAATCGGATCCGAAGCGGGGCGCATGCTGGCGGGACTGGTGCCGGCATAA
- a CDS encoding glycoside hydrolase family 95 protein, producing MKKILVLMMVLGNSALAQQSPLTLWYAKPAVRWEEALPVGNGRLGAMVYGRTGQEILQVNEESVWAGVKFNDGNADAGKYLDTIRRLIFENHNAEAFALADKFFLATDGGNPPRPARSFRSNQTLMNVNIDYGFEDAEAYRRSLELNSGVALTTFTVNGVDYKQEVIASNPDNIIAVHISASKPGALNAVIFLSRPNPRDTSEKLRDCKVIAAGRQLVLDGQIIDRNGKENKGPEGAHMRFAGIVQVTPSGGTAVAKNGVITVKGAGAMTLYIQGATNYNAVKQDLDPGATVAMAKCRRLLTAASAKTYAAIKAKHIADFSPIMQRVSLDLGTSINASLPTNERLAAVKKGEEDVDLTELYFQYGRYLLLSSSRGPGVLPANLQGIWNQHLDAPWNADFHTNINLQMNYWPAEVTNLSLTTAPLFDFMDRIRPEGRITAKKMYNARGWVVHHCTDAFGKTGVQNGVGWGTFPMGASWMCLHFWEHFAFTLDYKFLREKAYPIMKEHAEFVEDFLVKSPEGYLVTSPASSPENQFVHPVTGKPTGLTYGPTMDNQILREFLSKCVAAAQALRTDSADVARWEAIIKQLPPTRIGKDGRILEWIEEYPEVEPGHRHISHLFGLHPGTEITEQTPSLFEGAMRTLTGRLAQGGGHTGWSRAWIINFYARLKQADSVYNHMQALLAKSTLPNLFDNHPPFQIDGNFGGTAGIAEALIQSHGAYVELLPALPAQWHTGKVTGLCVRGGFEMDLAWADGKLTAINLRSTTGRNLVLKYGQHLLPLSVERGKSVNVPVDQLL from the coding sequence ATGAAAAAGATCCTTGTACTCATGATGGTGCTGGGGAATTCAGCCCTGGCGCAACAATCTCCGCTCACCCTCTGGTATGCGAAACCGGCAGTCCGGTGGGAAGAAGCCTTACCCGTCGGCAACGGGCGCCTGGGCGCCATGGTTTACGGCCGCACCGGCCAGGAGATCCTCCAGGTCAACGAAGAAAGCGTTTGGGCCGGCGTCAAATTCAACGACGGCAACGCCGACGCAGGGAAGTATCTCGATACCATCCGCCGGCTTATCTTCGAGAATCATAACGCGGAAGCATTTGCACTGGCCGACAAATTCTTTCTCGCCACCGACGGCGGCAACCCGCCGCGCCCCGCCCGCAGCTTCCGTTCCAACCAGACGCTCATGAATGTCAACATCGACTACGGATTCGAAGATGCGGAAGCATACCGCCGCAGCCTGGAACTGAACTCCGGCGTCGCCCTCACCACGTTCACCGTCAACGGCGTCGATTACAAACAGGAAGTGATCGCGTCCAACCCCGACAATATCATCGCCGTGCATATTTCCGCGTCGAAACCCGGCGCCCTCAACGCAGTGATTTTCCTCAGCCGGCCCAATCCCCGCGATACCAGCGAAAAGTTGCGCGATTGCAAAGTGATCGCTGCTGGCCGCCAGCTCGTGCTCGACGGGCAGATCATCGACCGGAACGGAAAAGAGAATAAAGGTCCGGAAGGCGCGCACATGCGCTTTGCAGGCATCGTGCAGGTAACGCCTTCCGGCGGAACAGCCGTTGCGAAAAACGGTGTGATCACCGTGAAAGGCGCCGGCGCCATGACGCTCTACATCCAGGGCGCCACCAATTACAATGCGGTGAAACAAGACCTCGATCCCGGCGCCACCGTAGCCATGGCCAAATGCCGCCGCCTCCTTACCGCGGCTTCGGCAAAAACTTACGCGGCCATCAAAGCGAAACACATCGCCGATTTCAGTCCCATCATGCAACGCGTGAGCCTCGACCTCGGCACTTCCATTAACGCCAGCCTCCCTACCAATGAGCGCCTGGCGGCCGTGAAGAAAGGGGAGGAGGACGTGGACCTTACCGAGTTATACTTCCAGTACGGCCGATACCTGCTGCTCAGCAGCTCGCGCGGGCCGGGCGTTTTGCCCGCGAATCTGCAGGGCATCTGGAACCAGCATCTCGATGCGCCGTGGAATGCGGACTTCCATACAAACATCAACCTGCAAATGAATTACTGGCCGGCGGAAGTCACCAATCTTTCGCTGACTACCGCGCCGTTGTTCGATTTCATGGACCGCATCCGGCCGGAGGGGCGCATCACGGCGAAGAAGATGTACAACGCCCGCGGATGGGTGGTGCACCACTGCACCGATGCGTTTGGCAAAACAGGCGTGCAGAACGGCGTAGGATGGGGAACTTTCCCCATGGGCGCCAGCTGGATGTGCCTCCATTTCTGGGAACACTTCGCCTTCACGCTGGATTATAAATTCCTCCGCGAGAAAGCCTATCCCATTATGAAGGAACACGCCGAGTTCGTGGAAGATTTCCTGGTGAAAAGCCCGGAAGGCTATCTCGTCACCTCGCCCGCCAGTTCTCCCGAAAACCAGTTCGTACACCCGGTTACCGGCAAGCCTACCGGCCTGACCTACGGTCCTACCATGGATAACCAGATCCTCCGCGAATTCCTGTCCAAATGCGTAGCCGCCGCGCAGGCGCTCCGCACCGATTCTGCCGACGTGGCGCGCTGGGAAGCCATCATCAAACAATTACCGCCGACCCGCATCGGGAAAGACGGCCGGATCCTGGAATGGATCGAAGAATACCCGGAAGTGGAACCCGGCCACCGGCATATATCCCACCTCTTCGGGCTGCACCCCGGCACGGAGATCACCGAGCAAACGCCCTCCCTCTTCGAAGGCGCGATGCGCACGCTCACCGGCAGACTGGCGCAAGGCGGCGGGCATACGGGCTGGAGCCGCGCGTGGATCATCAACTTCTACGCCCGTCTTAAACAGGCCGACAGCGTATACAACCACATGCAGGCCCTGCTCGCGAAAAGCACGCTGCCCAACCTGTTCGATAACCATCCCCCTTTCCAGATCGACGGCAACTTCGGTGGAACGGCCGGGATCGCAGAAGCGCTCATCCAGAGCCACGGTGCTTACGTGGAACTGTTGCCGGCATTGCCCGCGCAATGGCACACGGGGAAAGTTACAGGACTTTGCGTAAGGGGCGGTTTCGAAATGGACCTGGCCTGGGCCGATGGCAAACTGACCGCCATCAACCTGCGCTCCACCACCGGCCGCAACCTCGTTCTGAAATACGGCCAGCACCTGCTGCCGCTGTCGGTGGAAAGAGGGAAGTCGGTGAACGTGCCGGTCGACCAGTTACTATAG
- a CDS encoding alpha-L-fucosidase, with protein MMRKWLKLLVWALLPATAMAQYKPTWESLDSRPVPAWFENAKFGIFIHWGVYSVPAWAPKGVYAEWYQQWLQSGKTYGNGQNGTSAVLDHHNKVYGKDFSYYQFADYFTVEDYDPDAWAKLFEKSGAKYVVLTSKHHDGFALWPSKEATKAFGRPWNAMDAASKRDVLGDLTAAVKKTPLKMGFYYSLYEWYNPLYQNKQYHEYVTTHMIPQLKDLVNRYSPDIVWPDGEWDQTDSLWHSKEFLTWLYNESPVKESVVVNDRWGKGIRQRHGGYFTTEYEVGKTFSKPWEECRGMGYSFGYNRNEDIEDYNSAQSLIYLLLDIVSSGGNLLLDIGPDAHGKIPPIMQERLLQIGKWLDVNGEAIYDTRAWKTPVQWTAGNREQPKHKGYVSAEVLLKQTVDPAPGYARKELFFTRKGSTVYAIAPVMPEGSIEIQGVTPAKGATVQLLGRPGNLQWTKTAKGIKVTVPKLTAKETPCEHAWTFKVTQVS; from the coding sequence ATGATGAGAAAATGGCTGAAGCTCCTGGTATGGGCGTTGTTGCCGGCCACGGCGATGGCACAATACAAACCGACCTGGGAGTCGCTGGACAGCAGGCCCGTTCCTGCCTGGTTTGAGAATGCAAAGTTCGGGATCTTCATTCACTGGGGCGTATACTCCGTTCCGGCCTGGGCGCCGAAAGGTGTGTACGCGGAGTGGTACCAGCAATGGCTGCAATCAGGCAAGACGTACGGCAACGGGCAGAACGGCACCTCCGCCGTGCTCGACCACCACAACAAGGTGTACGGGAAAGATTTTTCGTATTACCAGTTCGCAGATTATTTCACGGTAGAAGATTATGACCCCGACGCCTGGGCGAAGCTCTTCGAAAAGTCGGGCGCCAAATACGTGGTGCTGACATCCAAACACCACGACGGCTTCGCGCTCTGGCCCAGCAAAGAGGCCACCAAAGCCTTCGGCCGCCCCTGGAACGCCATGGACGCCGCTTCCAAACGCGACGTGCTGGGCGACCTCACCGCCGCCGTAAAGAAGACGCCCCTGAAAATGGGCTTTTACTACTCGCTGTACGAATGGTATAACCCGCTGTACCAAAACAAGCAATACCACGAATACGTAACCACCCACATGATCCCCCAGCTCAAGGACCTCGTGAACCGTTACAGTCCTGATATCGTGTGGCCCGACGGCGAGTGGGACCAGACCGACAGCCTCTGGCATTCGAAAGAATTCCTCACCTGGCTGTACAACGAATCGCCGGTGAAGGAATCCGTAGTGGTGAACGACCGCTGGGGCAAAGGCATCCGGCAGCGCCACGGCGGGTATTTCACGACGGAGTACGAAGTCGGTAAAACATTCAGCAAGCCCTGGGAAGAGTGCCGCGGCATGGGGTATTCTTTCGGATACAACCGTAACGAAGACATTGAGGATTACAACAGCGCGCAATCGCTCATTTACCTCCTGCTCGATATTGTGAGCAGCGGTGGCAACCTGTTGCTGGATATCGGTCCGGATGCGCATGGCAAAATACCGCCCATCATGCAGGAGCGCCTTTTGCAGATCGGCAAATGGCTGGATGTGAACGGCGAAGCGATTTATGACACCCGCGCCTGGAAAACCCCCGTGCAGTGGACCGCCGGCAACCGCGAGCAGCCCAAACACAAAGGGTACGTGAGCGCAGAGGTACTGCTAAAGCAAACGGTGGACCCCGCGCCCGGATACGCCCGCAAAGAGCTGTTCTTCACCCGCAAAGGCAGCACCGTGTACGCCATCGCACCCGTCATGCCTGAAGGATCGATCGAAATCCAGGGCGTAACACCCGCGAAAGGCGCCACCGTGCAGCTGCTCGGACGGCCCGGCAACCTGCAGTGGACCAAAACCGCGAAAGGCATTAAAGTAACCGTGCCGAAACTCACCGCCAAAGAAACGCCCTGCGAACACGCATGGACGTTCAAGGTGACGCAGGTAAGCTGA
- a CDS encoding sodium/sugar symporter, whose product MNHQLVLSDYIVFAIYFVIVAGYGYYIYNKKRKASTDTKDFFLAEGSLTWWAIGASLIASNISAEQFIGMSGSGFKMGLAISTYEWMAAATLLVVAIFFLPIYLKNKIYTMPQFLSQRYNGTVATIMAVFWLLLYVFVNLTSILYLGALAVSTISGFSFTACMIGLAVFAIIITLGGMKVIGFTDVIQVFFLILGGLATTYLALNLVSHHFGGAVGETATNTLNGMWDGLGLLRQKAPEHFHMIFDKSNENYKDLPGLAVLIGGMWIVNLNYWGCNQYITQRALGADLKTARNGLLFAGFLKLLMPIIVVLPGIATYVLWKNGMFQEDMQAVVDGVKQVKPDRAYPILLNLLPAGLKGLSFAALTAAIVASLAGKANSIATIFTLDIYKKHFKKDAGEAEQVNVGRIAIVVSCIIAAVVAPALGNLDQAFQFIQEYTGFISPGVFAIFIMGFFWKRTTSAAALVGAALAIPLSVALMFIFPDLPFINRMGWVFVIIVALMVIVSLMDPKSKDNPKALEIDAGMFKLAPGFAVGAIIICGILTALYTIFW is encoded by the coding sequence ATGAACCACCAACTTGTTCTATCCGACTACATCGTTTTTGCGATTTACTTCGTCATTGTGGCCGGGTATGGTTATTACATTTACAACAAAAAACGGAAAGCCAGTACCGACACCAAAGACTTTTTCCTCGCCGAAGGCTCACTGACTTGGTGGGCGATCGGCGCGTCCCTCATTGCCTCCAACATTTCCGCCGAGCAGTTCATTGGTATGAGCGGTTCGGGTTTCAAGATGGGCCTCGCCATTTCCACCTACGAATGGATGGCCGCCGCGACTTTGCTCGTGGTCGCGATTTTCTTCCTGCCCATTTACCTGAAAAACAAGATTTACACGATGCCGCAGTTCCTGAGCCAGCGGTATAACGGCACGGTAGCCACCATCATGGCGGTTTTCTGGCTGTTGCTGTATGTGTTCGTAAACCTGACGTCGATCCTGTACCTGGGTGCCCTGGCGGTGTCCACCATTTCCGGGTTCAGCTTTACAGCCTGTATGATCGGGCTGGCGGTGTTCGCCATCATCATCACCCTTGGCGGGATGAAGGTGATCGGTTTCACGGATGTGATCCAGGTGTTCTTCCTCATCCTCGGCGGTTTGGCTACTACCTACCTCGCGCTCAACCTCGTATCGCACCACTTCGGCGGGGCGGTGGGAGAAACGGCTACCAATACGCTGAATGGCATGTGGGATGGATTGGGGCTCCTCCGGCAGAAAGCGCCCGAGCATTTCCATATGATCTTCGACAAGAGCAACGAAAACTACAAGGACCTTCCCGGCCTGGCCGTGCTCATCGGTGGTATGTGGATCGTGAACCTCAACTACTGGGGTTGCAACCAATACATCACGCAGCGCGCACTGGGCGCCGATCTCAAGACCGCGCGCAACGGCCTGCTGTTCGCCGGTTTCCTCAAACTGCTCATGCCCATCATCGTGGTATTGCCCGGTATCGCCACTTACGTGCTCTGGAAAAACGGCATGTTCCAGGAAGACATGCAGGCGGTGGTAGACGGGGTGAAGCAAGTGAAGCCCGACCGCGCCTATCCCATTCTCCTCAACCTGCTCCCTGCAGGGCTGAAAGGTTTGTCATTCGCCGCGCTCACGGCCGCTATCGTGGCTTCCCTCGCAGGCAAGGCCAACAGTATCGCCACCATCTTCACGCTGGATATTTATAAAAAACATTTCAAGAAAGATGCCGGCGAAGCCGAGCAGGTGAACGTGGGCCGCATCGCTATCGTGGTGTCGTGCATCATCGCCGCCGTGGTGGCGCCTGCACTGGGGAACCTCGACCAGGCGTTCCAGTTCATCCAGGAATATACCGGTTTCATTTCGCCGGGCGTATTCGCCATCTTCATTATGGGCTTCTTCTGGAAACGCACTACTTCCGCAGCCGCGTTGGTAGGCGCCGCGCTGGCCATCCCGCTGTCGGTTGCCCTCATGTTCATCTTCCCCGATCTGCCGTTCATCAACCGCATGGGCTGGGTGTTTGTGATCATCGTGGCGCTGATGGTGATCGTCAGCCTCATGGACCCGAAGAGCAAAGACAATCCGAAAGCTCTGGAGATCGATGCCGGCATGTTCAAACTGGCTCCCGGATTCGCCGTGGGCGCCATTATCATCTGTGGTATCCTGACAGCTTTGTACACGATTTTCTGGTAA
- a CDS encoding FGGY family carbohydrate kinase: MSFLLGYDIGSSSIKAALLDVQSGRCLASATGSDEELRIRVPKPGFAEQDPEMWWEEVIKATRRLQQQYPFDASAVKGIGVAYQMHGLVCVDEKGEVLRPSIIWCDSRAVKIGDEAAKSLGEAYTLPHLLNSPGNFTASKLRWVQLNEPALYAKIRHIMLPGDFIAMRLTGVPATTLSGLSEGIFWDFKEGKVSEQLLELYGIDASLLSPIVPTFGEQGKVTKAAAELLGLKEGTPVTYRAGDQPNNAFSLNVLQPGEAATTAGTSGVVYAVHNQPAFDAKSRVNAFIHVNHTEKETRNGVLMCLNGTGILNSWLRQVSGGMPYDKMNVLAATAPPGRKACVFSHSATARKEYCKTGSPAPACRGSTLASIPPRTCSAPGRKASCSPWLTGWTSCAPWACASTA, translated from the coding sequence ATGTCATTTTTATTAGGTTACGATATCGGATCTTCTTCCATCAAAGCAGCGCTGCTCGACGTACAGAGCGGGCGCTGCCTTGCTTCCGCCACGGGGTCCGACGAAGAGCTGCGCATCCGCGTCCCCAAGCCGGGTTTCGCCGAGCAGGATCCGGAAATGTGGTGGGAGGAAGTCATCAAAGCCACCCGCCGCCTGCAGCAGCAATATCCTTTCGACGCTTCGGCAGTGAAAGGGATCGGGGTTGCTTACCAGATGCACGGATTGGTGTGTGTAGATGAAAAAGGGGAAGTGCTGCGGCCTTCCATCATCTGGTGCGACAGCCGCGCCGTGAAGATCGGCGACGAAGCCGCGAAAAGCCTCGGTGAGGCCTACACGCTTCCGCACCTGCTGAACTCGCCCGGTAATTTCACCGCCTCCAAGCTCCGCTGGGTGCAGCTGAACGAGCCGGCGCTTTATGCAAAGATCCGGCACATCATGCTGCCGGGGGATTTCATCGCCATGCGCCTTACCGGCGTTCCCGCCACCACGCTCTCCGGGCTTTCGGAAGGGATCTTCTGGGATTTTAAGGAAGGCAAGGTGTCGGAGCAACTGCTGGAATTGTACGGTATCGACGCTTCGCTGCTTTCTCCCATCGTGCCCACCTTCGGGGAGCAGGGGAAAGTCACGAAAGCGGCGGCGGAATTATTGGGACTGAAGGAGGGAACGCCGGTTACCTATCGCGCAGGCGACCAGCCGAACAACGCGTTTTCCCTGAATGTGCTCCAGCCCGGGGAAGCCGCCACCACGGCGGGTACTTCCGGCGTGGTGTACGCCGTTCACAACCAGCCGGCCTTTGATGCGAAAAGCCGCGTCAACGCCTTTATCCACGTCAACCATACCGAAAAGGAAACGCGCAACGGCGTGCTCATGTGCCTCAACGGCACGGGCATCCTCAACAGCTGGCTGCGGCAGGTTTCCGGCGGGATGCCGTATGATAAGATGAACGTACTGGCCGCCACGGCGCCCCCGGGGCGGAAGGCCTGCGTGTTTTCCCATTCGGCAACGGCGCGGAAAGAATATTGCAAAACAGGCTCCCCGGCGCCAGCGTGCAGGGGCTCGACTTTGGCATCCATTCCCCCGCGCACCTGCTCCGCGCCGGGCAGGAAGGCATCGTGTTCGCCCTGGCTTACGGGATGGACATCATGCGCTCCATGGGCCTGCGCATCAACCGCGTAA